In Candidatus Flexicrinis affinis, the following proteins share a genomic window:
- a CDS encoding SH3 domain-containing protein, with amino-acid sequence MRTPRFLLICALVLASAVMGACNLTQQEERLPTATPTTLVSTKPIVTIISPANGVEHRVNTELLVTANVRDDIGVDRVQMTANGSPVKTIASDSSSGDTDKNVILNYTPLVTGDVTLAVTAFRGAVASDPAILNVRVVASQPTATTGIIVTQGPAIDPNDPTCRALINSGLNFRAGPGTNYSILTTLTQGAVIPVTGRLGDNSWYQLNNFGTFGWVSGAFVSLYGSFCVSVPVIAAPPTPTPNVTATASPTITPSPTASPTITATPGVADLVINIFDGEEDIEFPSGGETNEEYSITVSNVGTRRTGDFTVSLQLRPNGEVRTVNVANLRPGESAAVLIDYTFDTAGNFILEAMVDAEEIVTETSEANNRAQLVVTVTEN; translated from the coding sequence ATGCGTACACCACGTTTTCTGCTGATTTGCGCGCTTGTGCTGGCATCCGCTGTGATGGGCGCGTGCAACCTGACCCAACAAGAAGAGCGCCTGCCCACGGCGACGCCGACAACGCTGGTATCGACCAAGCCGATCGTCACGATCATCAGCCCGGCCAACGGTGTCGAACATCGCGTCAACACCGAGCTGTTGGTCACAGCCAACGTGCGTGACGACATCGGCGTCGACCGCGTGCAGATGACCGCCAACGGGTCCCCGGTCAAGACCATCGCGTCGGACTCCTCTTCGGGCGATACCGACAAGAACGTGATACTCAACTACACGCCGCTGGTGACCGGCGACGTCACGCTGGCCGTGACCGCATTCCGCGGCGCCGTCGCCAGCGACCCGGCCATCCTTAACGTGCGCGTGGTGGCGTCTCAACCCACCGCGACAACCGGCATTATCGTCACGCAGGGCCCGGCGATCGACCCGAACGACCCGACCTGCCGCGCGCTGATCAACAGCGGCCTGAACTTCCGAGCAGGCCCCGGCACCAACTATTCCATCCTTACCACACTGACACAGGGCGCGGTGATCCCGGTCACCGGCCGTTTGGGCGACAACTCGTGGTATCAGCTCAACAACTTCGGCACGTTCGGCTGGGTGTCCGGCGCGTTCGTGAGCTTGTACGGTTCGTTTTGCGTCAGCGTGCCGGTGATCGCCGCGCCGCCGACGCCGACCCCCAACGTCACGGCTACGGCCAGCCCGACCATTACGCCTTCTCCGACCGCATCGCCGACAATTACGGCAACGCCGGGCGTGGCGGATCTGGTGATCAACATCTTCGACGGCGAAGAGGACATCGAGTTTCCGTCAGGCGGCGAGACGAACGAGGAATACTCGATCACCGTGTCGAACGTTGGCACACGGCGCACCGGCGACTTCACCGTATCGCTTCAGTTGCGGCCTAACGGCGAGGTTCGCACGGTCAACGTGGCGAACCTGCGCCCCGGTGAATCGGCCGCCGTTTTGATCGACTACACGTTCGACACGGCGGGCAACTTTATCCTCGAAGCAATGGTCGACGCCGAAGAAATCGTGACCGAGACCAGCGAAGCCAACAACAGGGCCCAGCTCGTCGTCACGGTGACTGAGAACTAA